A region of the Peredibacter starrii genome:
ATCAGCAACTGGAATGGCAGCTCAGGAATCAAACGTTAACACGATTTCTAACAACATCGCGAACGTTAACACGACTGGCTTTAAGAAGGCCCGTACGGAATTTGATGATCTTCTGTATGAAACTGTTCAAGAAGCAGGGGCGAAGTCTTCTGGTAATACTGAATACAATGTGGGTCACCAGGTTGGTTCAGGTGCACGCGTTTCGGCCACTCGTAAAATTCATTCGCAAGGTTCACCTCAAATGACCAACAACCCTTATGATCTTATGATCAATGGTGAAGGGTTTATGGGTGTAGTCGCTCCAAACGGCGAACTAAAATACACTCGTGACGGCTCATTTAACGTCGATGCTCAGGGTAATCTCGTGACTCGCGCGGGCCACCGTGTGTTCCCGGGAATTGTTGTTCCACCAAACATCATGCGTATCAATATTGCAGAGAACGGCACTGTAGAGGCCTTCACTCGTGATTCAGTTGAGCCGATTAATCTTGGGCAAGTTCCAGTTTTCACATTCGTGAACCCGACTGGTCTTCGCTCTGATGGTGGAAACCTTTTAGCTGCTACTGCAGGTAGTGGTCAGGCGATTCAAAACGTCGCCGGTGAAAATGGTTCCGGCATTCTTATGCAAGGGGCGATTGAGGCCTCCAACGTAAACGTAATGAATGAAATGACAGATTTGATTAAGGCCCAACGTGCTTATGAGATGAACTCAAAAGTAATGGGTGTAGCGGATCAGATGCTTCAAACCATCAACAACGTTAGATAAGTATGAAATTAGTTTTAATTCTCGCCTCTCTTCTATTTAGTGGTATCGCTCTCGCTTGTGAGATGGCGCTACCTCATCATCTGGTGATCATCGGAGATAACGCTGATCTTCGTTCTGCCATTCATCATCAGAACTGTCCGGAAGAAACTGTGAATGAAATCACACAAATTCTGGGTTCAGTAGAAGGGAAAATAACGGCACCTCAATTAGTGACCATGTTCCGAATTAAAAATCAGGACGTGAGAATTGAGCCATCTGTGATTCAGATCCAGCAATTTAAACAAATCGTTCGCGATCAATTGATTCTTCCTCCAGGCGTTCAAATGAAATCTTCTGAAGCGATCAATGCCCAGAACTTTATCGCTCTTGCTCCGGGAGACAGACTTGAGGTTCAGTGTATCGGCTGCTTATATGGAACCGGCCAACCCTTGAACGTGAACCACATGGGTTTTGATGGCAATAACCGCACACTTACTGTGCGTGCCGACTTTAAGAAGATGGTTAAGGCCTATCGTTTAACATCTTTTATGCCTGCTTTTGCGGACGTTCCGAAGGACGTGTTAAAAGAAGAGTATGTAGAGTCTATCCCTCATACTGATCTCATTACTAATCTTGATAATCTGAAATTTTACAAGCTCAACAAACCGGTTAAAACGGGAGAACTTCTGAAGATGTCTGACCTTAACGCCATTAATCTCGTGAAGGCCGGTCTTAAAACAGAAGTGGTGATTGAGAACAGTCTTGTAAGAATCAAAACTGATGGCATCAGCCGCAGTAACGGAACACTTGGCGAAGTTGTAGAAGTGTTTCACCCTCAGAAAAATAAAAAATACCAAGGTAAAGTTGTAGATATTAACAAAGTATTAGTGGAACTATGAAAATTATTCTTTTACTCATTCTCTCTACCCTCGTTTCTTGCGCGAATTTCGTGAACAACATTCATCGTCAATTGGACAACGATGAGAAAGTAGTTAAACGTCAGGAAAAGGCCAAACGTGATCCTTATTACGCTTACCGCGAGAAGGAAAAGTGGCGTACTGACACAGACAAAAGACCAATTAAAAACCCGGTCACTTATAGCTTAAGTGATGGTGGACCTTCGGGCCGCGTGGCACCTCCGGTGAAGCGTGAATACCGCCCGCAACGTTATAAAGCGAATGACTTTGTCGACAATGATGAAGACGGAAGTCTTTGGGCCAATCAAGGTTCAAATGCCTCTCTTTTCACTTATCACAACGATAAGCACACCGGTGATATGGTGATCATTAACGTATTAGAAAATTTACGTAATCAGATTTCATCTGAATTAAAGCGCACA
Encoded here:
- the flgG gene encoding flagellar basal-body rod protein FlgG, whose amino-acid sequence is MIRALHTSATGMAAQESNVNTISNNIANVNTTGFKKARTEFDDLLYETVQEAGAKSSGNTEYNVGHQVGSGARVSATRKIHSQGSPQMTNNPYDLMINGEGFMGVVAPNGELKYTRDGSFNVDAQGNLVTRAGHRVFPGIVVPPNIMRINIAENGTVEAFTRDSVEPINLGQVPVFTFVNPTGLRSDGGNLLAATAGSGQAIQNVAGENGSGILMQGAIEASNVNVMNEMTDLIKAQRAYEMNSKVMGVADQMLQTINNVR
- a CDS encoding flagella basal body P-ring formation protein FlgA, with the protein product MKLVLILASLLFSGIALACEMALPHHLVIIGDNADLRSAIHHQNCPEETVNEITQILGSVEGKITAPQLVTMFRIKNQDVRIEPSVIQIQQFKQIVRDQLILPPGVQMKSSEAINAQNFIALAPGDRLEVQCIGCLYGTGQPLNVNHMGFDGNNRTLTVRADFKKMVKAYRLTSFMPAFADVPKDVLKEEYVESIPHTDLITNLDNLKFYKLNKPVKTGELLKMSDLNAINLVKAGLKTEVVIENSLVRIKTDGISRSNGTLGEVVEVFHPQKNKKYQGKVVDINKVLVEL
- a CDS encoding flagellar basal body L-ring protein FlgH — protein: MKIILLLILSTLVSCANFVNNIHRQLDNDEKVVKRQEKAKRDPYYAYREKEKWRTDTDKRPIKNPVTYSLSDGGPSGRVAPPVKREYRPQRYKANDFVDNDEDGSLWANQGSNASLFTYHNDKHTGDMVIINVLENLRNQISSELKRTFPDKPRKGKDDGKKSDAPAAAAAPTNPADNETDLKVYDKISGTVTEELNKDYIIVSARKEVIFKKEKRSIEVQALVSRKDIMENDYVNSDKLHESRVYILRDN